AAAATAAAGGATGAAATTTATTGTATCTTCTACGGCGCTGCTAAAGCAGCTTACCAGCATCAACGGGGTAGTGGCCAACAACCCGGTGGTGCCGATTCTGGAGAACTTCCTGTTCGAGATAAATGATGGCGTTCTGACCATCACTGCCAGTGACCTGGAGACATCCATGATCACGGAGATACATGTGGAAGCCCGCGAGAATGGCCGTATTGCCGCGCCGGCCCGTATCCTGATTGATACCCTTAAGAACCTCCCTGACCAGCCGGTCACCTTCACCATTGACGAAGAGACCTACACCATTGAGATCAGCTCTTCCAACGGCCGTTACAAGCTGTCTGGCGAGAACGCGACTGATTTCCCTAAGGTACCGGTTGTGCGCGGCGGCAACGCCATTGAGATCCCGTCAAATGTATTGAGCCGGGCCATCAACAAAACCATCTTCGCTGTAAGCAATGATGAACTTCGTCCGGCCATGACGGGTATTTTTGTGCAGCTGAACAGTGATAACATCACGTTTGTGGCCACAGACGGTCACCGCCTGCTGCGCTACCGCCGCCAGGACGTGACCAGCGAAAATGCCGCCTCCATCATCATCCCTAAAAAAGCCTTCAACCTGCTTAAGTCCACCTTGCCAAGTGAGGCCACGGCGGTACGCGTAGAGTTTAACACCTCCAATGCGTTCTTCAGCTTTGACAACATCAGAATGATCTGCCGCCTGATTGATGAGCGTTACCCAGATTACGAGAACGTGATTCCGGTGCAGAACCCTAACAAACTCACCATTGACCGGTATGATTTCCTGAGCTCAGTGAAACGTATCTCTATCTACTCCAACAAGACCACGCACCAGGTTCGCCTGCGCATTACGGGCAGTGAACTGCAGATCTCAGCCGAGGATCTGGATTTCTCCAATGAGGCCAGCGAGCGCCTTACCTGCCAATATGACGGCGAGGACATGGAGATTGGTTTCAATGCCAAGTTCCTCACGGAGATGCTCAGCAACATGGATTCTGATGAGATCACCCTGGAGCTTTCAACCCCTAACCGAGCCGGATTGCTTATTCCGTCTACC
This Rufibacter radiotolerans DNA region includes the following protein-coding sequences:
- the dnaN gene encoding DNA polymerase III subunit beta, producing the protein MKFIVSSTALLKQLTSINGVVANNPVVPILENFLFEINDGVLTITASDLETSMITEIHVEARENGRIAAPARILIDTLKNLPDQPVTFTIDEETYTIEISSSNGRYKLSGENATDFPKVPVVRGGNAIEIPSNVLSRAINKTIFAVSNDELRPAMTGIFVQLNSDNITFVATDGHRLLRYRRQDVTSENAASIIIPKKAFNLLKSTLPSEATAVRVEFNTSNAFFSFDNIRMICRLIDERYPDYENVIPVQNPNKLTIDRYDFLSSVKRISIYSNKTTHQVRLRITGSELQISAEDLDFSNEASERLTCQYDGEDMEIGFNAKFLTEMLSNMDSDEITLELSTPNRAGLLIPSTNDEEESILMLVMPVMLNNYV